From Labrus bergylta chromosome 22, fLabBer1.1, whole genome shotgun sequence, one genomic window encodes:
- the plin2 gene encoding perilipin-2: MAAAVISNQNVVERVSSLPLVSSTYGLVSSVYCNTKDTHPYFKTVCEAAEQGVRNITSVVVTTASPIIYKLEPQIAIANDLACKGLDKIEKTLPILHQPSEQVVSSAKGVVTNAKEVVTGKVSGAKDTVSDTLTSAVTMTRGAVHDGMERTRAVVSGSVTTVLESRVAQLVSSGVDTALSTSESLVEQYLPLTEEELEMEAVRGFDSKKTSYYVRLGSLSTKLRKRAYNRALVKIQDGKMTSRKFISELNYTVDLIQHDRNGANQSVNDKLRSLVGWKSSGPNQEYGHEAEVIESRTLALARSLTTQLQTTCLGLASSLQGLPSHVQHEALSLGRSATHVYNSFSKAKALRDLPDSVLTSSKAHLSEMKNSLDKVMDYLVNNTPLNWLVGPFYPRMDPESHSSRCTQAPCSGSPSAQTHREEPMEVEMQSLDSQQQQQQQ, translated from the exons ATGGCAGCAGCAGTTATCTCAAATCAG AACGTGGTGGAGAGGGTGAGCAGCCTCCCCCTGGTGAGCTCCACCTATGGCCTGGTATCCAGCGTGTACTGCAACACCAAGGACACCCACCCTTACTTCAAGACGGTGTGTGAGGCTGCCGAGCAAGGCGTCCGCAACATCACCTCCGTGGTCGTCACCACAGCTTCGCCCATCATTTACAAGCTGGAACCTCAGA TTGCCATTGCCAATGACCTGGCGTGTAAGGGTTTGGACAAGATTGAGAAAACCTTGCCAATACTTCACCAGCCATCTGAGCAG GTTGTTTCTAGTGCTAAGGGTGTGGTAACCAATGCCAAAGAAGTTGTGACTGGCAAAGTGTCCGGTGCCAAGGACACAGTTTCAGACACCCTGACCAGTGCTGTGACTATGACGCGGGGCGCGGTGCACGATGGGATGGAGAGGACCAGGGCGGTTGTCAGTGGGAGTGTGACCACGGTGCTGGAAAGCAGAGTGGCTCAGCTGGTCAGCAGCGGGGTGGACACGGCCCTCAGTACCTCCGAGAGTCTGGTGGAGCAGTATCTGCCTCTGACGGAGGAAGAGCTGG AGATGGAGGCTGTGAGGGGCTTTGACAGCAAGAAGACGAGCTACTACGTCCGTCTTGGTTCCCTCTCCACCAAGCTCAGGAAGCGGGCGTACAACCGAGCCCTGGTCAAGATCCAAGATGGCAAGATGACGAGCAGGAAATTCATTTCCGAGCTCAACTATACTGTTGACCTG ATTCAACATGACAGAAATGGGGCTAACCAGAGTGTTAATGACAAACTGAGGTCCCTGGTGGGGTGGAAGTCCAGTGGTCCAAACCAGGAGTATGGTCACGAGGCAGAG GTTATCGAGTCTCGCACCCTGGCCCTGGCTCGCTCCCTCACCACCCAGCTCCAAACCACGTGTCTGGGCCTCGCCTCCAGTCTCCAGGGCCTTCCCAGCCACGTCCAGCATGAGGCGCTCTCCCTTGGCCGCTCTGCCACACACGTCTACAACAGCTTCAGCAAAGCCAAAGCGCTGAGAGACCTGCCAGATAGTGTGCTAACCAGCAGCAAAGCGCATCTGAGTGAAATGAAAAACTCCCTGGACAAGGTCATGGATTACCTGGTCAATAACACCCCACTCAACTGGCTGGTCGGTCCTTTCTATCCCCGCATGGATCCAGAGTCGCATTCCAGCCGCTGCACACAAGCTCCGTGCTCCGGCTCTCCCTCCGCCCAGACACACCGAGAGGAGCCCATGGAGGTCGAGATGCAGTCACTTGActcgcagcagcagcagcagcagcagtag